In the genome of Enterococcus sp. DIV2402, the window TGATAAGAAAATATGGGGATTTTTAAATAAAATTAGTTTTATTTAACCATTCAGAACCATTTTTCATCATTCTCTTTTTAAAAGCAAAAAATTTCTATGCTCTATAAACTACTAGTTATTGAAGCAACTTCATTATTCCTTCTTTTATTACTGAAAAATCTTTTTCAGTTAAATTAGCATTTATTAACATACCTTTTTGGGTGGTTTCCGTAGACAACGTAATATCCGCAATTTTTTCCTCAGAAACAAAAACAATCTGTGCCGTATTCAACATTTTATGTTCAATCGTCTTTTTCATTAACTGAATCTCTATTTTTGGCAAACTAGACTTTAAATACATTTGGATAATTGGAAAAAGTTTTTCTTTTGAAGCATATTGCAATGTCCATTCTAAAAAAAATTGCTTGTATTTCTTAGTATCTAATAGAGTATATTGAGAAACAAATGCTTCCCACATTTTTTCAAACTCAATCCAAAAATAAGGATAGATTTCTTGCACTTTCGCTTCATCAAAGATTGAAAAAACGGCTTTTACCTTTTCAGAAGTCGGAACAATTTGATCGAGTATAGATAATTTATACATTTGCAAATAGAGATTTTCCTTTTCTTTCGGCATCATTTGTCGAACACGATTTTCATAAAAAAGAAGCCATTTTCGAGCACTATCAGAAAAAGAATTTTGATGTATCTTTTCAAAATTTAATTCTGGTTCAAATTCAACTAAATCTAATACATACATAACAATCAATATAAACTCCCAAGTATCCAAAGACAGTTCGCTATCGGGTAAGACAATTGAAGCAAAGTTTTCAAACACGTTTGATTCAATCGGTTTTCCTAATTGATCAGATTGTTGATTGATGAACAGCCATATACCAAGAATTTCCATATGTTCATTGTCGGTAAAAATATAGAAAGCTTCACAAATTTGCTGACCTAATTTCAGATATTTTTCTGAATCAATCCATTGTATAGAAGATAATTTTCGATGAACAGTATAAAGAAACATAAAAAAGAAGACGCGAATTTGCTTTTCATTACCGACAACGGTAACTTTTGTGCCAATT includes:
- a CDS encoding helix-turn-helix domain-containing protein, which encodes MFGFSKEILLKKELLYFLDKQEEGVSSKDISDYIQSLTSQTVRKYLKEIAESISELYSPEQMQLNIGTRYGSYLLRKGTNFDRYFEELYTKNIVYHIYQQLILHRSFLTSDFCQRHAVSMSTLRRIIKKINDALTDYQIHLKIGTKVTVVGNEKQIRVFFFMFLYTVHRKLSSIQWIDSEKYLKLGQQICEAFYIFTDNEHMEILGIWLFINQQSDQLGKPIESNVFENFASIVLPDSELSLDTWEFILIVMYVLDLVEFEPELNFEKIHQNSFSDSARKWLLFYENRVRQMMPKEKENLYLQMYKLSILDQIVPTSEKVKAVFSIFDEAKVQEIYPYFWIEFEKMWEAFVSQYTLLDTKKYKQFFLEWTLQYASKEKLFPIIQMYLKSSLPKIEIQLMKKTIEHKMLNTAQIVFVSEEKIADITLSTETTQKGMLINANLTEKDFSVIKEGIMKLLQ